The Cyclobacteriaceae bacterium genome includes a region encoding these proteins:
- a CDS encoding Crp/Fnr family transcriptional regulator: MSELEKYIQTYFGVSLEELSKISSFFKPVQLKKGDYYLKAGQKSDRLGFVQSGIIREFLLVGDKEVTKWISTKGYFVVDLSSFLFDKSARWNIQALTDCELFIIDSNSYRKIASVIPAWPELEKLFIARCFTLLEERIVTHLSMTAEERYNQLFKFNKELFNQVPLQYLASMLGMTPETLSRLRKKALS; the protein is encoded by the coding sequence ATGTCAGAGTTAGAAAAATACATTCAAACTTACTTTGGCGTCAGTCTCGAAGAACTTTCAAAGATCAGTTCGTTTTTCAAACCTGTACAATTGAAAAAAGGGGATTACTATCTCAAAGCAGGTCAGAAGTCAGATCGTCTGGGGTTTGTACAATCTGGCATCATTCGCGAATTTCTATTGGTGGGCGACAAGGAAGTAACAAAGTGGATTTCTACGAAAGGTTATTTTGTCGTTGATCTTTCCAGCTTCCTGTTCGATAAATCCGCACGTTGGAATATCCAAGCCCTCACGGATTGCGAACTCTTCATCATTGACAGCAACAGCTATCGAAAAATAGCAAGTGTGATTCCCGCATGGCCGGAACTGGAAAAATTATTCATTGCACGATGCTTCACCCTGCTGGAAGAACGGATTGTCACACATCTATCAATGACCGCAGAAGAGCGCTATAACCAGCTCTTCAAGTTTAATAAGGAACTATTTAATCAAGTACCTCTTCAATACCTGGCTTCCATGCTGGGAATGACGCCAGAAACCCTCAGTCGCCTAAGAAAAAAAGCGCTTTCATGA
- a CDS encoding polyketide cyclase/dehydrase, with amino-acid sequence MKSINNQAPVKCNKTITINASKAEVWNVMANIAQWPAWQKDIAKTKLNGPLKVGTTFDWKTGGAGIHSTLHTIEPGSQLGWTGKTFGLLAIHNWTLTEVDGKTQIFVEESMEGLLAGVFKKAFNKNLEKGMVSWLDFLKAECEK; translated from the coding sequence ATGAAAAGCATTAACAATCAGGCACCGGTAAAGTGCAACAAAACAATTACTATCAACGCCAGTAAAGCTGAAGTATGGAATGTCATGGCAAATATTGCCCAATGGCCTGCGTGGCAAAAAGACATTGCAAAGACAAAGCTTAACGGACCGCTGAAGGTTGGCACTACGTTCGACTGGAAAACGGGAGGGGCAGGAATTCATTCGACACTGCACACGATCGAACCAGGTTCACAATTAGGATGGACTGGTAAAACCTTTGGACTGCTTGCCATTCATAACTGGACGCTGACAGAAGTCGATGGTAAAACTCAAATCTTCGTGGAAGAAAGTATGGAAGGTTTACTGGCCGGAGTATTTAAAAAAGCATTCAATAAAAATCTTGAGAAAGGAATGGTCTCCTGGCTGGACTTTTTAAAAGCAGAATGTGAAAAGTGA
- the preA gene encoding NAD-dependent dihydropyrimidine dehydrogenase subunit PreA, with translation MADLSTDFLGIKSPNPFWLASAPPTDKQVNVLRAFEAGWGGVVWKTLGSQVKNVSSRYSSVDYNGTRIMGFNNIELISDRPLDINLREIKECVRLFPDRAMIVSLMADNSREKWHELISQVEDTGAHGLELNFGCPHGMTERGMGAAVGQDPEIARMVVEWVMEKATIPVITKLTPNVHSVVPTGKASVEAGTNALSLINTIQSVTGIDLDTLVPNPNVAGKSVFGGYCGPAVKPIALKMLTTISQDPTTRKVPISGIGGISTWKDAVEFMLLGATSVQVCTAAMKHGFRIVEDMCDGMNNWMDEKGFKTINDFIGKSVPNLTHWEDLDINYHIIAKISQDKCIHCGLCYIACEDGSHQSINLTQGMPYNTYTVKDEECVGCNLCKLICPVENCITMEVHRKGDEYLNWKEFQRKGLPLNDH, from the coding sequence ATGGCCGATTTATCCACTGACTTTCTGGGCATTAAATCTCCTAATCCATTCTGGTTAGCGAGTGCTCCTCCAACAGACAAGCAGGTAAATGTTTTGCGTGCTTTCGAAGCGGGATGGGGTGGAGTTGTTTGGAAAACATTAGGAAGTCAGGTGAAGAATGTTTCATCGCGGTATTCTTCAGTTGATTATAATGGAACCCGCATTATGGGTTTTAATAATATTGAATTGATCAGTGATCGTCCACTTGATATAAATCTCCGGGAGATTAAAGAATGTGTCAGACTGTTTCCGGATCGCGCTATGATCGTTTCATTGATGGCCGACAACAGTCGTGAGAAATGGCATGAGTTGATCAGTCAGGTGGAGGATACAGGGGCACATGGACTGGAATTGAATTTTGGTTGCCCTCATGGAATGACCGAAAGGGGGATGGGTGCGGCAGTGGGTCAGGATCCGGAGATTGCGAGAATGGTTGTGGAGTGGGTAATGGAGAAGGCAACAATTCCAGTGATAACAAAGCTGACGCCCAATGTTCATTCTGTCGTGCCTACTGGTAAAGCTTCAGTGGAAGCAGGAACGAATGCGCTTTCATTGATCAATACAATTCAATCAGTAACGGGTATTGATCTTGATACATTAGTTCCCAATCCAAACGTTGCTGGTAAGTCTGTATTTGGTGGATACTGCGGACCAGCTGTGAAGCCCATCGCATTGAAAATGCTTACCACGATCAGTCAGGATCCAACCACAAGAAAGGTTCCCATCTCTGGAATTGGTGGCATCAGTACATGGAAGGATGCTGTTGAATTTATGCTGCTGGGTGCAACTTCTGTTCAGGTGTGTACTGCCGCAATGAAGCACGGGTTCCGGATCGTGGAAGATATGTGTGATGGTATGAATAACTGGATGGATGAAAAGGGATTCAAGACGATCAACGATTTTATTGGAAAGTCTGTTCCGAATCTTACTCACTGGGAAGATCTTGACATAAACTATCATATCATTGCCAAGATCAGCCAGGATAAGTGTATTCACTGTGGACTTTGTTACATAGCCTGTGAAGATGGTTCCCATCAATCCATTAATCTGACACAGGGAATGCCTTACAATACCTACACGGTAAAAGATGAGGAGTGCGTAGGATGTAACTTATGTAAGCTCATCTGTCCGGTGGAGAATTGTATTACCATGGAAGTTCACCGGAAGGGTGATGAGTACCTCAACTGGAAAGAGTTCCAAAGGAAAGGGTTGCCTTTAAATGATCATTAG
- a CDS encoding NAD(P)-dependent oxidoreductase — MAIINNRLTEKQYEENFGDIHPPFESKEAALIEANRCLFCYDAPCTKSCPTSINVPKFIKQITTDNVKGSARTIFESNIMGAGCSKVCPVEKLCEGACVYNLLEETPIHIAKLQRYSTEMAMGKKWKLFERKPSIGKRVAIVGAGPAGLSCAHVLSREGVDVTIYEKESLGGGLMTYGIAAYKVTPEFCKDEVDYITSVGGIDIKYSQELGKDISLSDLQKNYDAVYLGIGVGVARQLDIPGEDAEGVIDAIRFIYDIRTKGYSSIPVGDKVAVIGMGMTAIDAATQAKRLGAKEVTLVYRRTQEEMPCTEVELNIAKLDGCNILWLTAPNKVIDKNGKVSQLECNIMKLGAPDKSGRRSPIATGQTMLLDVDMVIKAAGQVPFEELIKNNSLNNNSGKLVIDKSQSTNLKGVFAGGDAVNGGKEVVDAVQAGKDGAKGILNYLNADQK, encoded by the coding sequence GTGGCGATCATAAATAACCGATTAACGGAAAAGCAATACGAGGAGAATTTCGGAGATATACATCCTCCGTTTGAATCCAAGGAGGCTGCATTGATTGAAGCCAATCGTTGCTTGTTTTGCTATGATGCACCGTGTACCAAGAGTTGCCCGACCAGTATTAATGTCCCCAAGTTCATTAAACAAATCACTACAGATAATGTAAAGGGTTCGGCACGCACAATATTTGAATCAAATATAATGGGGGCGGGCTGCTCGAAAGTTTGTCCTGTTGAAAAACTTTGTGAAGGTGCCTGTGTTTATAATCTCCTTGAAGAAACGCCAATTCATATTGCAAAACTTCAACGCTATTCTACAGAGATGGCGATGGGCAAGAAGTGGAAGCTTTTTGAACGCAAGCCATCCATTGGAAAGAGAGTTGCTATTGTAGGAGCGGGGCCTGCAGGATTGAGTTGTGCACATGTACTTTCCCGTGAAGGTGTGGATGTTACCATTTATGAGAAGGAGTCTCTTGGCGGAGGTCTGATGACCTATGGAATTGCAGCCTACAAAGTCACGCCGGAATTCTGCAAAGATGAAGTAGACTACATCACTTCAGTAGGTGGTATTGATATTAAGTACAGCCAGGAGTTGGGGAAGGATATTTCTTTGTCTGATCTGCAAAAAAATTATGATGCTGTTTATCTCGGAATTGGTGTTGGAGTTGCAAGACAACTGGATATTCCTGGTGAAGATGCAGAAGGCGTGATTGACGCCATTCGATTCATATATGACATCAGAACAAAAGGCTATTCATCGATACCGGTAGGGGATAAAGTCGCAGTAATTGGTATGGGCATGACCGCCATTGACGCAGCTACTCAAGCCAAAAGACTGGGTGCCAAGGAGGTAACATTGGTATACAGACGAACCCAGGAGGAGATGCCTTGCACGGAAGTGGAGCTTAACATTGCAAAGCTGGATGGATGCAATATTTTATGGCTCACAGCACCGAATAAAGTAATTGATAAGAACGGAAAGGTGTCACAACTTGAATGCAACATCATGAAGTTGGGTGCTCCGGATAAAAGCGGAAGAAGATCTCCTATTGCTACAGGGCAAACCATGTTGTTGGATGTTGACATGGTAATTAAAGCGGCTGGTCAGGTTCCTTTTGAGGAGTTGATTAAAAATAACTCGCTAAATAATAATTCTGGCAAGCTTGTCATTGACAAATCTCAGTCTACCAATCTCAAAGGTGTATTTGCAGGAGGTGATGCTGTCAATGGAGGTAAGGAAGTGGTGGATGCTGTGCAGGCTGGAAAAGATGGGGCGAAGGGAATTTTAAATTATTTAAACGCTGATCAGAAATAA
- a CDS encoding acyltransferase: protein MSLPKTEGEGTISEIMEAMIQKHIPLIEEAGKKGVQILCLQEIFSTPYFCPGQDKAWYNSAESVPGPTTERLAVYAKKYSMVIIVPIYEKEQAGVLYNTAAVIDADGTYLGKYRKNHIPHTSGFWEKFFFKPGNLGYPVFQTRYAKVGVYICYDRHFPDGARCLGLNGAEIVYNPSATVAGLSQYLWKLEQPAHAAANGYFMGCINRVGTEKPWNLGKFYGSSYFVDPRGQIFAQASEDKDELLIGEFDLDMIDEVRSVWQFFRDRRPETYGKLVEL from the coding sequence ATGAGCTTACCAAAAACGGAGGGCGAAGGAACAATCTCTGAGATCATGGAAGCAATGATCCAGAAACATATTCCTTTGATTGAGGAAGCTGGTAAGAAAGGTGTTCAGATACTTTGCCTGCAAGAGATCTTCAGCACTCCCTATTTCTGTCCGGGACAGGATAAGGCATGGTATAACTCCGCTGAGTCAGTGCCAGGGCCAACTACGGAACGTCTTGCCGTGTATGCAAAGAAATACAGCATGGTGATTATTGTTCCTATCTATGAAAAAGAGCAGGCAGGTGTATTGTATAATACGGCAGCGGTCATCGATGCGGATGGAACATATCTTGGCAAGTATCGGAAGAATCACATTCCTCATACTTCAGGATTCTGGGAAAAGTTCTTTTTTAAACCAGGCAATCTTGGGTACCCGGTATTTCAAACGCGCTATGCAAAGGTGGGTGTTTATATCTGTTACGATCGTCACTTTCCGGATGGGGCCCGTTGCCTTGGATTAAACGGAGCAGAGATCGTTTACAATCCATCAGCAACGGTGGCAGGTTTGTCACAGTACTTGTGGAAACTTGAGCAGCCTGCGCATGCTGCGGCAAATGGATATTTTATGGGATGCATCAATCGTGTAGGCACTGAGAAGCCATGGAATCTGGGTAAGTTTTATGGATCATCATATTTCGTGGATCCACGGGGTCAGATATTTGCGCAAGCTTCTGAAGACAAAGATGAACTGCTGATAGGAGAATTTGATCTCGATATGATTGATGAAGTGAGAAGTGTATGGCAGTTCTTTCGCGACAGACGTCCTGAGACCTACGGTAAACTAGTTGAACTATAA
- the hydA gene encoding dihydropyrimidinase — protein MSLLIKNGRIITATDDYVADIFIEGETVSAIGKNLNVKADKEIDASGLLVMPGGIDPHVHLDMPFMGTFSSDSHETGTRAALHGGTTTVIDFVLQTQGSSLKEALAEWNSRAKGNTVGDYSFHMAVTDFNESTKAEIKTMVEEEGITSFKTFMAYKGALMIDDRQMVGLMQEVKKQGGMVTVHATNGDMIDFLVAKHRAEGKLAPLYHYLSQPEVTEAEASNRFVEMINYTGCPGYIVHLTCEGALNAVRLATRRNQKVFVETCIQYLILDASLYEKNFEGAKWVMSPPLREKKDQATLWAGINQGLVQIVATDHCPFNWEQKRMGEKDFSKIPNGHPAIENRMELLFSEGVAKEKISLNKYVEVACTNPAKIFGMFPRKGTIAVGSDADIILFDPKEKHTLSVKTHHMNVDYSAYEGWELTGKVKTVVLRGSVAIDKGECLVKKGYGKFIKRGKVKNFI, from the coding sequence ATGTCGCTGCTCATTAAGAATGGAAGGATCATTACAGCCACGGATGATTATGTGGCAGATATTTTTATTGAAGGAGAAACTGTATCCGCGATTGGAAAGAATCTCAATGTGAAAGCTGATAAGGAGATTGATGCATCGGGATTGCTGGTAATGCCAGGTGGAATTGATCCGCACGTTCACCTGGATATGCCTTTTATGGGAACATTTTCCAGTGATTCGCATGAAACAGGTACAAGAGCCGCACTGCATGGCGGCACCACTACTGTGATTGATTTTGTTTTGCAAACACAGGGAAGTTCTTTAAAAGAGGCTTTGGCGGAGTGGAATTCAAGGGCAAAAGGAAATACCGTTGGAGATTATAGTTTTCATATGGCCGTTACGGATTTCAACGAGTCTACAAAAGCGGAGATCAAAACGATGGTGGAAGAAGAAGGTATTACTTCCTTTAAAACTTTCATGGCATATAAAGGAGCGCTGATGATCGATGATCGTCAGATGGTGGGACTGATGCAGGAGGTGAAAAAGCAGGGCGGTATGGTCACCGTTCACGCCACCAATGGAGATATGATTGATTTTCTGGTAGCGAAGCACAGAGCCGAAGGTAAACTTGCGCCATTGTATCACTACCTGTCTCAACCAGAAGTTACGGAAGCAGAAGCGAGCAATCGATTTGTCGAAATGATCAATTACACGGGATGCCCTGGCTACATTGTTCATCTTACCTGTGAGGGTGCTTTGAATGCTGTTCGTCTTGCGACCCGAAGAAATCAAAAGGTCTTTGTTGAAACCTGTATTCAGTATCTGATACTGGATGCGTCTTTATATGAGAAGAATTTTGAAGGAGCGAAATGGGTCATGAGTCCACCATTGCGTGAGAAGAAGGATCAGGCAACGTTATGGGCGGGCATTAATCAGGGACTTGTTCAGATTGTTGCCACCGACCACTGTCCTTTTAATTGGGAGCAGAAGAGAATGGGAGAGAAAGATTTTTCAAAGATTCCCAATGGTCATCCCGCGATTGAAAACAGAATGGAGTTGTTGTTCAGCGAGGGAGTTGCAAAAGAGAAAATAAGCTTGAATAAATACGTCGAAGTTGCGTGTACTAATCCGGCAAAGATCTTTGGAATGTTCCCCCGAAAAGGAACGATTGCCGTTGGAAGCGATGCTGACATTATACTCTTCGATCCAAAAGAAAAACACACACTTTCTGTAAAGACCCATCATATGAATGTTGACTATTCAGCATATGAAGGATGGGAACTGACCGGAAAAGTAAAGACTGTAGTACTCAGAGGATCTGTTGCTATTGATAAAGGAGAATGTTTAGTGAAGAAAGGATACGGAAAGTTTATCAAACGTGGCAAGGTGAAAAATTTCATTTAA
- a CDS encoding NCS1 family nucleobase:cation symporter-1, with amino-acid sequence MFKLNSSLYSEDLAPVPETKRTWNTWNYAALWISMSLCIPTYMLASSLIEGGMNWWQSVLTIFLGNTVVLIPMILNGHAGAKYGIPFPVFVRASFGTTGANIPAMLRAIVACGWFGIQTWIGGFSLYQLLRLWIPSLETLPQIFPDSFGLQTGPAITFILFWMLNMYVVYLGVDSIKKLLVFKAFFLPVAALALLFWAISAGNGLGPILEQPSKFSNTTDFFTFFFPALTGMVGFWATLSLNIPDFTRYAVSQKAQIKGQIIGLPPSMTLFAFIGVVVTSATTIIYGTTIWDPLVLAGKFESKLLVSLAMIAVAISTLATNIAANIVSPANDFANLAPSKINFRLGGYITGIIGVLIFPWKLVADPTGYIFTWLVGYSSLLGPVGGIMIVDYYFIRKQRLNVDELYNPKGIYSFRSGFNTAALIALIIGIIPNIPGFLTTIKLVSVDTFPFWINNLYNYAWFVGFLVSGVIYRMLMKSEIITEAKETSYVAAH; translated from the coding sequence ATCTTCAAATTGAACTCAAGTCTCTATAGCGAAGATCTGGCACCAGTACCAGAGACCAAACGTACCTGGAATACCTGGAACTACGCTGCGCTATGGATCAGCATGAGTTTGTGCATTCCGACCTACATGCTTGCTAGTTCGCTGATTGAAGGTGGCATGAACTGGTGGCAATCTGTGTTGACAATTTTCCTGGGAAATACAGTAGTTCTTATTCCCATGATCTTAAATGGACATGCAGGTGCGAAATATGGAATTCCTTTTCCTGTTTTTGTTCGCGCAAGCTTTGGAACGACTGGTGCAAATATTCCTGCAATGCTTCGTGCGATAGTTGCGTGCGGCTGGTTTGGCATTCAAACCTGGATCGGCGGATTCTCTTTATACCAGTTGTTGAGATTATGGATTCCATCTTTGGAGACATTGCCACAGATCTTTCCGGATTCTTTTGGATTGCAGACTGGTCCGGCCATCACATTCATTCTGTTTTGGATGTTGAATATGTACGTAGTCTATCTCGGTGTCGATAGCATCAAAAAACTTTTGGTATTCAAAGCATTCTTTTTGCCGGTAGCAGCATTGGCGTTACTGTTCTGGGCAATTTCAGCCGGCAATGGATTAGGTCCGATACTTGAACAGCCTTCAAAATTTTCCAACACCACAGATTTCTTTACATTCTTCTTTCCTGCATTGACAGGCATGGTGGGTTTCTGGGCAACACTTTCATTAAATATTCCCGACTTTACGCGATATGCTGTAAGCCAAAAGGCGCAGATAAAAGGACAGATCATTGGGTTGCCACCATCGATGACGTTGTTTGCGTTTATAGGGGTAGTGGTGACTTCCGCGACAACCATTATATATGGTACTACGATCTGGGATCCATTAGTGCTGGCTGGTAAATTTGAAAGTAAACTTCTCGTTAGTCTGGCAATGATAGCGGTTGCCATTTCCACGCTGGCTACGAACATTGCTGCTAATATTGTCAGTCCTGCCAATGACTTTGCAAATCTGGCACCTTCAAAGATCAATTTTCGTCTTGGTGGATACATCACAGGGATCATCGGAGTTTTAATTTTTCCATGGAAACTTGTGGCGGATCCAACAGGATATATTTTCACCTGGCTTGTAGGTTATTCAAGTTTGCTGGGTCCGGTAGGAGGCATCATGATCGTTGATTATTATTTCATCCGGAAGCAAAGATTGAATGTTGATGAGCTTTACAATCCAAAAGGAATTTACAGTTTCAGGAGTGGATTCAACACTGCTGCATTAATAGCATTGATAATTGGAATCATTCCAAATATCCCTGGTTTTTTAACAACGATAAAATTGGTCTCTGTTGATACTTTTCCATTCTGGATTAATAACTTGTATAACTATGCCTGGTTTGTTGGCTTTCTGGTGAGTGGAGTTATTTACCGCATGCTAATGAAATCAGAAATAATTACTGAAGCTAAAGAAACATCGTATGTCGCTGCTCATTAA
- a CDS encoding aminotransferase class III-fold pyridoxal phosphate-dependent enzyme: MSTKTLSETQEIINDNLDYTLFSWSKQKGIVPIAVKYGEGVYLYDYDGKKYIDFSSGLMNVNIGHGNQRVTNAVVEQMQQISYVTPSCVTKARGDLGKKLAEICPGDLNKAFFTLCGATSIENGIKLARMATGRHKVLSRYQSYHGSTYGVMSAGGDPRKIPADSQQAPNFVHIDIPYAYRWEYGEEALLSESVAQLERIIAYEGAGTIAAMLFEGESGTSGCLQYPKGYMMKVRELCNKHGILLIIDEVMSGFGRTGKWFGFENHGIVPDMVAMAKGLTAGYLPFGCLMVSDKIAVKYDDTMLALGLTYSAHPVSCAAALEVLKIYEDENMIENASAMGKYITKRVEEMKKNHPSIGDFRTTGLLGCIELVKNRKTKEPMAPFNARPDEMVVMNKVAAKIKELGMYTFVRWGFIFIAPPLCVTEAQVDEGLAIISEALKIADEAVVK, translated from the coding sequence ATGAGTACAAAAACGCTAAGTGAAACTCAGGAGATCATTAACGACAATCTCGATTACACGCTCTTCAGCTGGAGTAAGCAAAAGGGAATCGTTCCCATTGCTGTCAAGTACGGAGAAGGAGTTTACCTGTATGATTACGATGGAAAGAAATACATCGATTTTTCTTCCGGACTAATGAACGTGAATATTGGCCATGGCAATCAGCGTGTCACTAATGCGGTTGTTGAACAAATGCAGCAGATCAGCTACGTGACGCCAAGTTGTGTAACAAAAGCCAGGGGAGATCTTGGAAAAAAACTCGCGGAGATTTGTCCCGGCGACCTGAACAAAGCCTTCTTTACTTTATGTGGAGCGACCAGCATTGAGAACGGTATAAAGCTTGCGCGTATGGCTACCGGTCGCCATAAAGTATTAAGTCGTTATCAATCGTATCACGGCTCAACATACGGTGTTATGTCTGCGGGCGGCGATCCCCGTAAGATTCCTGCTGATTCACAACAGGCTCCCAATTTTGTGCACATCGATATTCCATATGCTTACCGATGGGAATATGGTGAAGAAGCGTTGCTCTCAGAATCGGTAGCACAATTGGAAAGAATTATTGCTTATGAAGGTGCGGGTACCATTGCAGCGATGTTATTTGAAGGTGAGTCAGGTACATCAGGATGTCTTCAATATCCAAAGGGTTATATGATGAAGGTGCGGGAGCTTTGTAATAAGCATGGCATCCTGTTAATTATTGACGAGGTGATGAGTGGCTTCGGTCGTACCGGAAAGTGGTTTGGCTTTGAGAATCACGGTATTGTTCCGGACATGGTTGCGATGGCAAAAGGACTCACTGCGGGCTATCTTCCTTTTGGATGTCTGATGGTTTCCGACAAGATTGCTGTGAAGTATGATGATACCATGCTCGCTCTTGGACTTACCTATTCTGCACATCCGGTGAGTTGTGCCGCCGCATTGGAAGTCCTTAAGATTTATGAAGATGAAAACATGATCGAGAACGCTTCCGCAATGGGTAAATACATTACGAAGCGTGTTGAGGAAATGAAGAAGAATCATCCAAGTATCGGGGATTTCAGAACAACGGGTTTGTTAGGGTGTATTGAGTTGGTGAAGAACCGAAAGACAAAAGAGCCAATGGCACCTTTTAATGCCAGACCTGATGAAATGGTGGTAATGAATAAAGTTGCCGCTAAGATCAAGGAGCTTGGTATGTACACTTTCGTGCGATGGGGTTTTATTTTCATAGCACCGCCACTGTGTGTTACGGAAGCTCAGGTTGATGAAGGGTTGGCAATTATCAGTGAGGCATTAAAAATAGCGGATGAGGCAGTAGTTAAGTAG
- a CDS encoding CoA-acylating methylmalonate-semialdehyde dehydrogenase — MKYSPVENFINGQFVKPSTTRLMDVISPIDGNHLSTVPMSTSDDLKRAVNAAKVAFPGWSRTPIKERVQVFFKYKTLLEKNLKELAELVMEENGKTYSEAVAEIEKSIELSEFATSLPQLVVGEVLEVSKGVECRTEHVPLGVVASIVPFNFPSMVPNWTLPNAIALGNCMIIKPSEKVPLSVGRLASLLKEAGLPDGVFNIVHGDEEIVNAICDHPGIEAVSFVGSTKVAKIVYQRATHNYKRCLALGGAKNHLMVLPDAIPAMTAQNVAASMSGCAGQRCMAASAMVAVGAVDHIIEKICEEARKIVPGKNLGAVINQHSKDRIEAFITEAEKQGAKILVDGRKTVVAGKEKGTYVGPTVIDFVTPTMSVATEEIFGPVISIMRTNTVDEALAIENANPYGNAASVFTQSGGVARYIIDNASAGMIGVNVGVPVPREPFSFGGWNESKFGVGDITGKSSIEFWTKLKKSTTKWNPEAGVNWMS, encoded by the coding sequence ATGAAATATTCCCCGGTTGAGAACTTCATCAATGGTCAATTTGTAAAGCCTTCGACCACACGTTTGATGGATGTGATTTCCCCCATTGATGGAAACCATCTGTCTACCGTTCCCATGTCTACTTCTGATGATTTGAAGCGGGCGGTAAATGCAGCCAAGGTTGCTTTTCCGGGATGGAGCAGAACGCCCATCAAGGAAAGGGTTCAGGTGTTTTTCAAGTATAAAACCCTTCTTGAGAAAAATCTGAAAGAGCTTGCGGAGCTGGTGATGGAAGAAAACGGTAAGACGTATTCAGAAGCTGTAGCGGAAATTGAAAAGAGCATTGAGCTAAGTGAATTCGCAACTTCTTTGCCTCAACTGGTGGTGGGAGAAGTTCTTGAAGTAAGCAAGGGAGTAGAATGTCGCACCGAGCATGTTCCCCTTGGTGTGGTGGCGTCCATTGTGCCATTTAATTTTCCAAGCATGGTGCCCAACTGGACATTGCCGAATGCCATTGCTCTGGGAAATTGTATGATCATCAAGCCATCTGAGAAAGTTCCGTTAAGTGTTGGACGGCTTGCTTCTTTGTTGAAAGAGGCAGGGCTGCCGGATGGTGTCTTTAATATTGTTCATGGTGATGAAGAGATCGTCAATGCGATCTGTGATCACCCCGGAATTGAAGCTGTTTCTTTTGTGGGAAGTACGAAAGTTGCCAAGATCGTTTATCAACGGGCAACTCATAACTATAAAAGATGTCTTGCTTTAGGTGGAGCAAAAAATCACCTTATGGTTTTGCCGGATGCAATTCCTGCCATGACTGCCCAGAATGTAGCAGCGTCTATGAGTGGTTGTGCCGGCCAAAGATGCATGGCAGCGTCAGCGATGGTGGCGGTGGGTGCTGTTGATCACATCATAGAAAAGATATGCGAAGAGGCCAGAAAAATAGTTCCTGGAAAAAATCTGGGAGCGGTCATCAATCAGCATTCAAAAGACAGGATTGAAGCTTTTATTACAGAGGCTGAAAAACAAGGCGCTAAGATCTTAGTCGACGGCAGAAAGACAGTCGTTGCCGGCAAAGAGAAGGGAACATACGTGGGGCCGACCGTCATTGACTTTGTAACACCAACGATGTCGGTTGCTACCGAAGAAATTTTTGGACCTGTGATCAGCATCATGAGAACCAACACGGTAGATGAAGCTCTTGCAATTGAAAATGCCAACCCTTACGGAAATGCTGCTTCGGTTTTCACTCAAAGTGGTGGTGTTGCCCGTTACATTATTGACAATGCAAGTGCAGGGATGATCGGTGTGAACGTCGGTGTGCCCGTGCCGCGGGAGCCATTCTCTTTCGGAGGCTGGAATGAAAGCAAGTTTGGAGTAGGAGATATTACCGGAAAGAGCTCTATTGAATTCTGGACGAAGCTGAAGAAGAGCACAACAAAATGGAATCCTGAGGCTGGTGTCAACTGGATGAGTTAA